A portion of the Arachis duranensis cultivar V14167 unplaced genomic scaffold, aradu.V14167.gnm2.J7QH unplaced_Scaffold_112574, whole genome shotgun sequence genome contains these proteins:
- the LOC127743778 gene encoding ribosomal protein S12, mitochondrial encodes MPTLNQLIRHGREEKRRTDRTRASDQCPQKQGVRPRVSTRTPKKPNSAPRKIAKVRLSNRHDIFAHIPGEGHNSQEHSMVLIRGGRVKDLPGVKSHCIRGVKDLLGIPDRRRGRSKYGAEKPKSI; translated from the coding sequence ATGCCTACATTAAATCAATTGATTCGTCATGGTAGAGAAGAAAAACGGCGCACGGACCGTACTAGAGCTTCGGATCAATGTCCCCAGAAGCAAGGAGTACGCCCGCGTGTTTCAACGAGAACACCGAAAAAACCTAATTCAGCTCCACGTAAGATAGCCAAAGTACGATTGAGCAATCGACATGATATATTTGCTCACATTCCGGGCGAAGGTCATAATTCGCAGGAACATTCTATGGTCTTAATAAGAGGAGGTAGAGTGAAAGATTTGCCAGGTGTGAAATCCCATTGTATTCGAGGAGTAAAGGATTTGTTGGGAATTCCGGATCGAAGAAGAGGCAGATCCAAATATGGTGCAGAAAAACCCAAATCGATATGA
- the LOC127743779 gene encoding NADH-ubiquinone oxidoreductase chain 3, with product MSEFAPICISLVISLLVSLIPLGVPFPFASNSWTYPEKLSAYECGFDPFGDARSRFDIRFYLVSILFIIPDPEVTFSFPWAVPPNKIDPFGSWSMMAFLLILTIGSLYEWKRGASDRE from the coding sequence ATGTCAGAATTTGCACCTATTTGTATCTCTTTAGTGATCAGTCTGCTAGTTTCTTTGATCCCACTCGGTGTTCCTTTTCCCTTTGCTTCCAATAGTTGGACCTATCCAGAAAAATTGTCGGCCTACGAATGTGGTTTCGATCCTTTCGGTGATGCCAGAAGTCGTTTCGATATACGATTttatcttgtttcaattttatttattattcctGATCCGGAAGTCACcttttcctttccttgggcAGTACCTCCCAACAAGATTGATCCGTTTGGATCTTGGTCTATGATGgcctttttattgattttgacgATTGGATCTCTCTATGAATGGAAAAGGGGTGCTTCGGATCGGGAGTAA